In the Candidatus Electrothrix sp. GW3-4 genome, one interval contains:
- the ftsH gene encoding ATP-dependent zinc metalloprotease FtsH, with protein sequence MNTYKNLSMWLVIGLTAILLVNLFNQKTESRIPMTYSQFWTSVETGAIRQVTIQGDKVLGHSADGQPFTTVTPDDTELIPMLRKSGVDISVKAPDQESLWVSIFISWFPMLLLIGVWVFFMRQMQMGGNGKGGALGFGRTRAKLQEEGEVKITFKDVAGIDEAKNELEEIVDFLKDPEKFTTLGGRIPKGVLLAGPPGTGKTLLAKAIAGEAEVPFFTISGSDFVEMFVGVGASRVRDLFNQGMKNAPCIIFIDEIDAVGRHRGAGLGGGHDEREQTLNQLLVEMDGFNANDGVIIIAATNRPDVLDPALLRPGRFDRQVIVPVPDIKGRKLILEIYGEKTKLADDVDMEVIARGTPGFSGADLENLVNEAALVAARQGAKEVTLEFLEIAKDKIMMGAERKSMIIPDKEKKITAYHEAGHAIVARMLPGTDPIHKVTIIPRGRALGLTMQLPIDEKYTHSKQYLLNNISILYGGWVAEKIIFGEITTGAGNDIERASELARKMVCEWGMSDELGPLAYGKKEEQIFLGREIAQHRDYSEETARKIDEVVKKIILDATTATTTLLEEHIEILKAVADELLEKETITLEDIDRLIQELKGEGETAAAPGAESNEASGQEETVDKA encoded by the coding sequence ATGAATACTTATAAGAATCTGAGCATGTGGCTCGTCATCGGCCTGACAGCAATCCTTCTGGTGAATCTTTTTAATCAGAAGACAGAGTCACGTATTCCGATGACCTATAGCCAATTTTGGACCAGTGTAGAAACCGGAGCAATCCGTCAGGTAACGATCCAAGGTGATAAGGTATTGGGGCATTCCGCTGACGGTCAACCTTTTACCACCGTGACCCCGGATGATACAGAACTCATCCCCATGCTGCGCAAATCAGGGGTTGATATCTCGGTGAAGGCGCCAGATCAGGAGTCATTATGGGTGTCTATCTTTATTTCTTGGTTTCCCATGTTGCTTTTGATCGGTGTCTGGGTCTTCTTTATGCGGCAGATGCAGATGGGGGGCAACGGCAAAGGGGGAGCCCTTGGTTTTGGCAGAACCCGAGCTAAACTGCAGGAAGAAGGAGAGGTCAAAATCACCTTCAAGGATGTTGCTGGTATTGATGAGGCAAAAAATGAGCTTGAAGAAATTGTTGATTTCTTAAAAGATCCAGAAAAATTTACCACCTTAGGTGGACGGATTCCGAAGGGTGTGCTTTTGGCAGGCCCTCCAGGGACCGGAAAGACGTTGTTGGCCAAGGCCATTGCCGGAGAGGCTGAAGTACCTTTTTTTACTATCTCAGGTTCTGATTTTGTCGAGATGTTTGTTGGTGTGGGAGCCTCCAGAGTCCGTGATCTGTTCAATCAGGGCATGAAAAATGCGCCCTGTATTATTTTTATCGACGAGATTGATGCGGTGGGGCGGCATCGCGGTGCTGGTCTGGGCGGTGGTCACGACGAGCGTGAGCAGACCCTGAATCAGCTCCTGGTTGAGATGGACGGGTTTAATGCCAATGACGGGGTTATTATTATCGCAGCCACCAACCGGCCTGATGTCCTGGACCCGGCCCTGCTTCGTCCTGGTCGTTTTGATCGCCAGGTCATTGTACCGGTGCCCGATATCAAGGGGCGCAAGCTGATCCTGGAAATTTACGGTGAAAAGACCAAACTGGCTGACGATGTGGATATGGAGGTTATTGCCCGAGGTACTCCAGGATTTTCCGGTGCTGATCTGGAGAATCTGGTCAATGAAGCTGCCCTGGTTGCAGCCCGTCAGGGCGCAAAAGAGGTCACTCTGGAGTTCCTGGAAATAGCCAAGGACAAGATCATGATGGGTGCTGAGCGCAAGTCTATGATCATTCCTGATAAAGAGAAAAAGATCACGGCCTATCATGAGGCTGGTCATGCCATTGTCGCCCGGATGCTGCCAGGGACAGATCCTATCCACAAGGTAACGATTATCCCCCGGGGCAGGGCTCTGGGCCTGACTATGCAGCTGCCCATTGACGAAAAATATACCCATTCTAAACAATATCTGCTCAATAATATCTCTATCCTCTACGGCGGTTGGGTGGCAGAAAAGATTATTTTTGGTGAGATCACCACCGGGGCAGGTAATGACATCGAACGGGCGAGCGAGTTGGCCCGCAAGATGGTCTGCGAATGGGGAATGAGCGATGAGCTGGGCCCCTTGGCCTATGGGAAAAAGGAAGAACAGATCTTTCTGGGGCGGGAGATTGCCCAGCACCGTGACTACAGCGAGGAGACTGCCCGCAAGATTGACGAGGTGGTGAAAAAAATTATTCTCGATGCCACCACTGCCACCACGACCCTGCTGGAGGAACATATTGAGATCCTGAAGGCCGTTGCTGACGAGTTGCTGGAAAAAGAGACCATTACCCTGGAAGATATTGACCGACTTATTCAGGAGCTGAAGGGTGAGGGCGAAACAGCTGCTGCTCCTGGAGCCGAGAGCAACGAGGCATCTGGTCAGGAAGAGACCGTTGATAAGGCATAA
- the folP gene encoding dihydropteroate synthase: MSKVQVMGILNVTPDSFSDGGQFSGEQALREQVEKMLAHGVDIIDIGGESTRPFAEPVPEQEELERVIPAIKAVRALSAAIPISIDTTKARVVAVALEHGATIINDISALRQDPEMITVARACDAPIIIMHMQGRPEDMQVAPQYEDVVAEIKAFFQERTGWLEGQGIARQRIILDPGIGFGKTLAHNLAILRNVRAFKELGYLVLIGHSRKSFMEKLLGTPVGERDCPTAIISALCAQQGADILRVHDVAKTVAAVRLAEELGQGPV; encoded by the coding sequence ATGAGCAAGGTACAGGTTATGGGGATCCTGAATGTGACTCCGGATTCCTTTTCCGATGGGGGGCAGTTTAGCGGCGAGCAGGCGCTTAGGGAGCAGGTCGAAAAGATGCTTGCGCACGGCGTGGATATTATCGATATTGGCGGAGAATCCACCCGCCCTTTTGCTGAGCCTGTGCCAGAGCAGGAGGAGCTGGAGCGGGTCATTCCGGCGATCAAGGCCGTGCGGGCCCTCTCTGCGGCAATTCCCATCTCCATTGATACCACCAAGGCCAGGGTGGTCGCTGTTGCCCTTGAACATGGAGCCACCATCATCAACGATATCTCGGCCCTGCGCCAGGACCCGGAGATGATCACTGTGGCCCGTGCCTGCGATGCCCCGATTATTATTATGCATATGCAGGGGCGACCCGAGGATATGCAGGTGGCGCCCCAATATGAGGATGTTGTTGCTGAGATCAAAGCCTTTTTTCAGGAACGGACAGGATGGCTGGAGGGCCAGGGCATTGCCCGGCAGCGCATCATTCTTGATCCTGGTATCGGCTTTGGTAAGACCCTTGCCCATAATCTGGCGATCCTGCGCAATGTAAGGGCGTTTAAAGAGCTCGGTTACCTGGTCCTGATCGGCCATTCCCGTAAATCCTTTATGGAGAAACTGCTCGGTACCCCGGTTGGTGAGCGGGATTGTCCCACCGCAATTATTTCGGCCCTCTGTGCCCAGCAGGGTGCGGATATCCTGCGGGTCCATGATGTGGCCAAGACCGTTGCTGCGGTCCGACTTGCTGAAGAACTCGGGCAAGGCCCAGTATAA